One Paroedura picta isolate Pp20150507F chromosome 16, Ppicta_v3.0, whole genome shotgun sequence genomic region harbors:
- the LOC143825533 gene encoding olfactory receptor 14I1-like: MLNLTSPLEFLLLEFSDIRELQILHFFVFLTVYLTAVTGNLLIIIAVVLDHHLHTPMYFFLLNLALMDLGLVSVTVPKAMANALLNTSSISYPACVAQVFFLVLFEGADMAILTIMARDRYVAICNPLQYETIMHRGACIEMAVSAWIAGTLNGILNSGGTFGVTFCSSMIDQFFCEIPHLLKLSCSDMYFVEVGIIILDSVLGLGCFSFIIASYMQIFAAVLKIPSAHGKKKALSTCVPHLTVVSWLIFSSIFSYMKPQSDSSSGQNVLFATLYAILPPVLNPFIYSMRNKEIKNALLKLFDWGHFSK; the protein is encoded by the coding sequence ATGCTGAACCTTACATCCCCCTTGGAATTTCTCCTTCTGGAATTTTCAGACATCCGagaactacagatcttgcatttctTTGTCTTCTTAACAGTATACTTGACTGCAGTGACTGGCAACCTTCTCATCATCATTGCTGTAGTCCTTGATCATCAcctgcacacccccatgtacttttttCTCCTGAACCTGGCCCTGATGGATCTTGGCTTAGTTTCAGTCACAGTACCCAAAGCGATGGCCAATGCCCTCCTGAACACCAGTTCCATTTCTTATCCTGCCTGTGTGGCTCAGGTTTTCTTCCTTGTCTTGTTTGAAGGGGCAGATATGGCCATCTTAACCATAATGGCTCGGGATCGGTATGTCGCTATCTGCAATCCATTGCAATATGAGACAATTATGCACAGAGGAGCCTGCATTGAGATGGCAGTCAGTGCTTGGATTGCAGGTACACTCAACGGTATATTAAATAGCGGAGGGACTTTTGGGGTCACTTTCTGCTCCAGCATGATCGACCAGTTCTTCTGTGAAATTCCACACCTTCTAAAACTCTCCTGCTCTGACATGTATTTTGTGGAAGTTGGTATTATTATATTGGACTCTGTCCTTGGACTAGGGTGCTTCAGCTTCATCATTGCCTCCTACATGCAGATTTTTGCAGCAGTGCTCAAAATCCCTTCTGCTCATGGGAAGAAAAAGGCCCTCTCCACCTGCGTTCCCCACCTCACCGTGGTGTCTTGGCTTATATTTAGTAGCATCTTCAGCTACATGAAGCCTCAGAGTGACAGTTCAAGTGGACAGAATGTTCTTTTTGCAACTTTGTATGCTATTCTTCCGCCTGTGCTCAACCCATTCATCTATagcatgagaaacaaagaaataaagaatGCATTATTGAAGCTCTTTGATTGGGGACATTTTTCAAAATAG